A genomic stretch from Natronomonas gomsonensis includes:
- a CDS encoding MTH865 family protein, whose protein sequence is MVDKDDLRQQFIDAFEGADYPVNSPMDLVPALPQGPGTTFESGDFSMTAMELNTKGGGSQDFPYEDVEDLVDDIMEGLEEEGHL, encoded by the coding sequence ATGGTCGACAAAGACGACCTCCGTCAGCAGTTCATCGACGCGTTCGAAGGTGCCGACTACCCCGTCAACAGCCCGATGGACCTCGTGCCAGCCCTGCCGCAGGGCCCCGGCACGACGTTCGAATCCGGCGACTTCTCCATGACCGCCATGGAGCTCAACACGAAAGGCGGTGGCAGCCAGGACTTCCCGTACGAGGACGTTGAGGACCTCGTCGACGACATCATGGAAGGCCTCGAAGAAGAAGGTCACCTGTAA
- a CDS encoding DUF2062 domain-containing protein — protein MPRRRLTAYRDRVRAELERAFSEELPPHDVATSFSVGVFVSALPNLGVALLLFVALAYAFERVSKLALFASVVVMNPPVKWAIYAASFWLGSQILGPVEGASISALSLSLGPDVLVRLLVGNVIIAVVVAVVGYGLALRLTRELRRRDIDVVDHIVEPFSE, from the coding sequence ATGCCTCGGCGACGCCTGACGGCGTACCGCGACCGGGTCAGAGCGGAGTTAGAGCGTGCGTTCTCCGAGGAGCTTCCACCCCACGACGTGGCGACGAGCTTTTCGGTCGGCGTGTTCGTCTCCGCACTTCCGAACCTCGGCGTCGCCTTGCTGTTGTTCGTCGCACTCGCCTACGCGTTCGAACGGGTCAGCAAACTCGCACTGTTCGCCTCCGTCGTCGTGATGAATCCGCCGGTGAAGTGGGCCATCTACGCCGCGAGTTTCTGGCTCGGCTCACAAATCCTTGGACCGGTTGAGGGTGCCTCAATCTCGGCGTTGTCGCTTTCTCTTGGGCCGGACGTGCTGGTACGACTCCTCGTCGGGAACGTCATCATCGCGGTCGTCGTCGCCGTCGTCGGCTACGGCCTCGCGCTTCGGCTCACTCGGGAACTCCGACGCCGGGATATCGATGTTGTCGACCACATCGTCGAGCCGTTCTCAGAGTGA
- a CDS encoding YcaO-like family protein has product MTKVGLLGGGPAVEAIRSALSDTDTDAVAVDADSLGAADVAAAIGSVGDDGFAAATAAARRTDTALLAVELGGVGGQTVEGVDAAVSGFAPGTACHDCLRGRVAAADPDIDDGAYDAGTARFAGALAGRELTTLVAGGQSAVIGGVIEIPHSQRRVLPLPYCDCAGSEDRRLRRNHDSRPLEEALTMAEVAFDERVGPIASVGEIESFPVPYYLSTLNGTPFSDADVPEHAAGVGLDWDPAFMKALGEALERYSAAVYRESAFERDPTNPIDCTRFVAPDDAADTDSVQRWHPARNLETGDAVELPAELVVFPPPERRIRPAITTGLGLGNGSVEALLSGLYEVIERDAAMLSWYSTFEPLGLAVDDEGFETLAARARSEELTATALLLTQDVDVPVVASCVHREGEWPRFAAGMSADFNPEAAARDALEEAIQNWLELRRMGPDRAAEESGAIGHYADFPATAREFVDPETTIPAASVGPETVPDGEAELDALIERVTESGLDAYGARVTPRDVATLGFEAVRVVVPEAQPLFTNDPYFGERAESVPESLGFQPRPDRDHHPFP; this is encoded by the coding sequence GTGACGAAGGTCGGCTTACTCGGTGGGGGACCGGCTGTCGAAGCGATTCGCTCGGCACTTTCGGACACGGATACCGACGCCGTCGCCGTCGATGCCGACAGCCTCGGTGCGGCCGATGTCGCCGCGGCCATCGGTTCGGTCGGCGACGATGGCTTCGCCGCTGCAACGGCAGCAGCCCGACGGACGGACACCGCGCTTCTCGCCGTCGAACTGGGCGGCGTCGGCGGTCAGACCGTCGAGGGCGTCGACGCCGCCGTCTCGGGGTTCGCTCCCGGAACGGCGTGTCACGACTGTCTCCGAGGACGCGTCGCTGCGGCCGACCCAGACATCGACGACGGGGCCTACGACGCCGGAACGGCACGGTTTGCGGGCGCGCTCGCGGGACGGGAGTTGACGACGCTCGTCGCCGGCGGGCAGTCGGCTGTCATCGGGGGCGTCATCGAGATACCACACAGCCAACGTCGCGTTCTGCCGCTACCGTACTGTGACTGTGCCGGCTCCGAAGACCGACGCCTCCGCCGGAATCACGACTCACGGCCGCTGGAGGAGGCGCTCACGATGGCTGAGGTGGCCTTCGACGAACGCGTCGGCCCAATCGCGAGCGTCGGCGAAATCGAGTCGTTCCCGGTTCCGTATTACCTGTCGACGCTCAACGGGACGCCGTTTTCCGACGCCGACGTGCCCGAACACGCCGCTGGCGTCGGATTGGACTGGGACCCGGCGTTCATGAAGGCGCTCGGCGAGGCCTTAGAGCGCTACAGCGCCGCCGTGTATCGGGAATCGGCGTTCGAGCGCGACCCGACGAACCCAATCGACTGCACTCGGTTCGTCGCACCTGACGACGCCGCCGACACCGACTCGGTCCAGCGGTGGCATCCGGCGAGGAATCTCGAAACCGGCGACGCCGTCGAACTGCCGGCGGAGTTAGTCGTGTTCCCGCCACCGGAGCGTCGGATTCGCCCCGCGATTACGACCGGCCTCGGGTTGGGCAACGGCAGCGTCGAGGCGCTGTTGTCCGGACTGTACGAAGTGATAGAGCGGGACGCCGCGATGCTGTCGTGGTACTCGACGTTCGAGCCACTCGGGTTGGCGGTCGACGACGAGGGGTTCGAGACCCTCGCCGCACGCGCACGGAGTGAGGAACTGACCGCGACGGCGCTGTTGTTGACACAGGACGTGGACGTGCCGGTCGTCGCGAGTTGCGTCCACCGCGAGGGAGAGTGGCCGCGGTTCGCGGCGGGGATGTCCGCCGACTTCAACCCGGAAGCGGCCGCGCGGGACGCCCTAGAGGAAGCCATCCAGAACTGGCTCGAACTGCGTCGGATGGGCCCCGACCGTGCCGCCGAGGAATCGGGAGCAATCGGCCACTACGCCGATTTCCCGGCGACGGCACGGGAGTTCGTCGACCCGGAGACGACGATACCGGCGGCGAGCGTCGGCCCGGAGACGGTACCCGACGGGGAAGCCGAACTCGATGCGTTAATCGAACGCGTCACCGAGTCGGGACTCGACGCCTACGGTGCCCGGGTGACCCCGCGGGACGTGGCGACGCTCGGGTTCGAGGCCGTCCGCGTGGTCGTTCCCGAGGCTCAGCCGCTTTTCACGAACGACCCCTACTTCGGCGAACGCGCCGAATCGGTGCCCGAGTCCCTCGGATTCCAGCCCCGACCGGACCGAGACCACCATCCGTTCCCGTAA
- the tbsP gene encoding transcriptional regulator TbsP, translating to MQSNLVERTVADVLNEALSAADEELFVVNPSANVIEELVEVLDEEAPTVRLLAAESELKSVMDDFIVASRAADHIEAEQLSVRTHEGGTNTLLVTDSSVVAIVNAGDRVAGLATDDEAFIESAYEQFTTDWESAEPFNLRTPAISRVRETLTTELGEPTADDFDGVLQSLETARGGGDGLDEVTISLLVAAKNEDLLYDISKWGEDVGIASKATFSRTKTRMEEMGLIDTEKVPIDVGRPRLRLKLGDDRLREADTGQLASVAQSMLAA from the coding sequence ATGCAATCAAACCTTGTCGAGCGGACCGTTGCCGACGTTCTCAACGAGGCGCTCAGCGCCGCCGACGAAGAACTGTTCGTCGTCAACCCCTCCGCAAACGTCATCGAGGAACTCGTCGAGGTACTCGACGAGGAGGCACCGACGGTACGGTTGCTCGCGGCGGAGAGCGAGCTGAAATCGGTGATGGACGACTTCATCGTCGCGAGTCGCGCGGCCGACCACATCGAGGCCGAACAACTCAGTGTTCGAACCCACGAGGGTGGGACCAACACGCTTCTCGTCACCGACTCCTCCGTCGTCGCCATCGTCAACGCTGGCGACCGAGTCGCCGGCTTGGCGACCGACGACGAAGCGTTCATCGAGAGCGCCTACGAGCAGTTCACGACCGACTGGGAGAGCGCCGAGCCGTTTAACCTCCGAACGCCCGCCATCTCTCGGGTTCGCGAGACGCTGACAACCGAACTCGGCGAACCGACCGCCGACGACTTCGACGGCGTCCTCCAGTCGCTGGAGACGGCCCGAGGTGGCGGCGATGGCCTCGACGAGGTGACCATCTCGCTGCTCGTCGCGGCGAAGAACGAGGACCTCCTCTACGACATCTCGAAGTGGGGCGAGGACGTCGGCATCGCCTCGAAAGCAACCTTCTCGCGGACGAAAACCCGGATGGAAGAGATGGGACTCATCGATACCGAGAAAGTGCCCATCGACGTGGGCCGTCCGCGCCTCCGTCTGAAACTGGGCGACGACCGTCTGCGGGAAGCCGACACCGGCCAACTCGCCAGCGTCGCGCAGTCGATGCTCGCCGCCTGA
- a CDS encoding CHAT domain-containing protein — MVEWAAAEDYVCGFGDDESVRIGVEQWRLGGAPPSLSAAIDAIVVGTTTKLDLPAEAAAIVASSDGRPLEPGALPADRHHLRVAAPLECHLAFDGPATVTEASGGFEVEFPKRTAVAIGFRETPAPRPTVTVPKTPAGLATAVTAAGGTHRTTGPARSHPGFRPRTPRVTFGEQSIPAGLRDRSPPTVVTVPPATRAVLVAAPLTYYLGAELNVADGPPRIESSELWRTFESLPAFADTVAEWLRRLCTLDSRLRSVPGESGAMSVDGYDAETLRSEPPTARLQAALEAPSPTLPQWPLSTYVDDAVENGRYLPYVLDRLSLVHLAESSSLDPKALLKRSLDEFYRGESPNVEAVDPALSESRFHAWLADGTPVDAYTLLGAPFERRPPTAGLTVDVVCNDADMASEREVAAVYRRLLAGHDVSVRVHEGLRSRELASVFEEPTDLVHFIGHVETDGLVCSDGTLAAADLDECGAAAFFLNACGSYYEGYDLVRQGATVGATTLTAVLDEQAVRLGTTFAGVLAAGYSFDRALSMARREIIVGRDYVVVGDGTHRLRHPTGQPMTLDVQTDDEGFTVRYDVTAPDSAGRRYVEPFDGEERLTGTAATATLDCEDLRELLSRHSGPVRYDDDLVWTAELVERLGAARQHG; from the coding sequence ATGGTCGAGTGGGCCGCGGCTGAGGACTATGTCTGCGGATTCGGCGACGACGAGTCGGTGCGAATCGGCGTCGAGCAATGGCGACTCGGCGGCGCCCCGCCGTCGCTTTCCGCCGCCATCGACGCCATCGTCGTCGGCACCACCACCAAGCTCGATTTGCCCGCGGAAGCGGCCGCCATCGTCGCCTCGTCGGACGGCCGACCGCTCGAACCCGGCGCGCTTCCGGCCGACCGACACCACCTCCGAGTGGCCGCGCCGCTGGAATGCCACCTCGCCTTCGACGGTCCGGCGACCGTAACGGAGGCCAGCGGCGGCTTCGAGGTCGAATTTCCGAAGCGAACGGCGGTCGCCATCGGGTTCCGGGAGACTCCGGCACCGCGTCCCACGGTGACCGTGCCGAAGACGCCGGCGGGACTGGCGACCGCAGTCACGGCCGCCGGCGGGACGCATCGAACGACTGGCCCGGCCCGTTCGCATCCGGGCTTTCGGCCCCGGACGCCCCGCGTGACCTTCGGCGAGCAGTCGATACCGGCGGGGCTTCGTGACCGCTCGCCGCCGACGGTGGTAACCGTCCCGCCGGCGACGAGGGCCGTCCTTGTCGCGGCACCGCTGACGTACTACCTCGGAGCCGAGTTGAACGTGGCCGACGGGCCGCCACGCATCGAAAGTTCCGAACTGTGGCGGACCTTTGAATCGCTGCCCGCGTTCGCCGACACCGTCGCGGAGTGGCTCCGACGGCTCTGTACGCTCGATAGCAGACTGCGTTCGGTCCCCGGTGAGTCGGGGGCGATGTCCGTGGACGGCTACGACGCGGAGACGTTACGGTCGGAACCGCCGACGGCGCGGTTACAGGCCGCACTCGAAGCGCCCTCGCCGACGCTGCCGCAGTGGCCGCTGTCGACGTACGTCGACGACGCCGTCGAAAACGGCCGGTATCTTCCGTACGTGCTCGACCGATTGAGTCTCGTCCACCTCGCGGAGTCGTCGTCGCTCGACCCGAAGGCGCTGTTGAAGCGGAGTCTCGACGAGTTCTACCGCGGTGAGTCCCCGAACGTCGAGGCCGTCGACCCGGCGCTCTCGGAAAGTCGTTTCCACGCGTGGCTCGCCGACGGAACGCCCGTCGACGCCTACACCCTCCTCGGAGCACCGTTCGAACGGCGGCCGCCGACGGCGGGGCTGACGGTCGACGTGGTGTGCAACGACGCGGACATGGCGTCGGAACGGGAAGTGGCTGCGGTGTATCGACGTCTGCTCGCGGGCCACGACGTGTCGGTTCGAGTCCACGAAGGGCTCCGCAGTCGGGAATTGGCGTCGGTGTTCGAAGAACCGACCGACCTCGTCCACTTCATCGGCCACGTCGAAACCGACGGACTGGTGTGTTCGGACGGCACGCTTGCCGCGGCCGACCTTGATGAATGCGGGGCAGCGGCGTTCTTCCTCAACGCCTGTGGCTCCTACTACGAAGGGTACGACCTCGTCAGACAGGGCGCAACCGTCGGGGCAACGACGCTGACGGCGGTGCTTGACGAACAGGCGGTGCGACTCGGGACGACGTTCGCTGGGGTGCTCGCCGCCGGTTACTCCTTCGACCGGGCGCTATCGATGGCGCGGCGCGAAATCATCGTCGGGCGTGATTACGTCGTCGTCGGTGACGGCACCCACCGACTCCGCCACCCGACGGGACAACCGATGACCCTCGACGTACAGACCGACGATGAGGGGTTCACCGTCAGATACGACGTGACTGCACCGGATTCGGCCGGCAGGCGGTACGTCGAACCGTTCGACGGCGAGGAGCGACTTACGGGAACGGCGGCGACTGCGACCCTCGACTGCGAGGACCTCCGCGAACTGCTGTCGCGACACTCGGGGCCGGTGCGATACGACGATGATCTCGTGTGGACGGCCGAACTGGTCGAGCGATTGGGGGCGGCGAGACAACACGGTTAA
- the glyA gene encoding serine hydroxymethyltransferase: MSYEQVRESDPAVADALDGERDRQEHTLAMIASENHVSKAVLEAQSSELTNKYAEGYPGERYYAGCEYADTVEELAIERAQELWGAEHVNVQPHSGTQANMGVYLAMLDPGDKILSLELEHGGHLSHGHPANFTGKTYEVEQYEVDAETGYIDYEALDSLAEEFDPDIIVSGYSAYPREVDFQRVQDTADSVDAYHLADIAHITGLVAAGVHESPVGVADFVTGSTHKTIRAGRGGIIMCDQEYADDIDAAVFPGAQGGPLMHNIAGKAVGFNEALQPEFEQYAQQVVDNAKALGQRLQEHGFKLVSEGTDTHLVLVDLRESHPDTPGGVAEEALEEVGIVLNKNTVPGETRSAFNPSGIRAGTPALTTRGFDEEACEQVADIIARIVDAPNDEDVKAEAAEEVQDLCEAFPLYQ; encoded by the coding sequence ATGAGCTACGAGCAGGTTCGGGAGTCCGACCCCGCGGTCGCCGACGCCCTCGACGGCGAACGCGACAGACAGGAGCACACCTTGGCGATGATTGCCTCCGAGAACCACGTCTCGAAGGCGGTTCTCGAAGCCCAGAGTTCGGAGCTGACGAACAAGTACGCCGAGGGCTACCCCGGCGAGCGTTACTACGCCGGCTGTGAGTACGCCGACACCGTCGAGGAACTCGCAATCGAGCGCGCCCAAGAGTTGTGGGGCGCCGAACACGTCAACGTCCAGCCTCACTCGGGCACGCAGGCGAACATGGGCGTCTACCTCGCCATGCTCGACCCCGGCGACAAAATCCTCTCGCTGGAACTCGAACACGGCGGCCACCTCAGCCACGGCCACCCCGCCAACTTCACCGGCAAGACCTACGAGGTCGAACAGTACGAGGTCGACGCCGAGACGGGCTACATCGACTACGAGGCACTCGATTCGCTGGCCGAGGAGTTCGACCCCGACATCATCGTCTCGGGCTACTCCGCCTACCCCCGCGAAGTCGACTTCCAGCGCGTGCAGGACACTGCCGACTCCGTCGACGCCTATCACCTCGCGGACATCGCCCACATCACCGGCCTCGTTGCCGCGGGCGTCCACGAATCGCCCGTCGGCGTCGCCGACTTCGTCACCGGGTCGACCCACAAGACCATCCGCGCCGGTCGCGGCGGCATCATCATGTGCGACCAGGAGTACGCCGACGACATCGACGCGGCTGTCTTCCCCGGCGCACAGGGAGGCCCCCTCATGCACAACATCGCCGGCAAGGCCGTCGGATTCAACGAAGCCCTCCAGCCCGAATTCGAGCAGTACGCCCAGCAGGTCGTCGACAACGCCAAGGCACTCGGCCAGCGCCTCCAGGAACACGGCTTCAAACTCGTCTCCGAGGGCACCGACACCCACCTCGTCCTCGTGGACCTGCGTGAGTCCCACCCCGACACCCCCGGCGGCGTCGCAGAGGAGGCTCTCGAGGAAGTCGGCATCGTCCTCAACAAGAACACCGTCCCCGGCGAGACGCGAAGCGCGTTCAACCCCTCGGGCATCCGCGCAGGCACGCCCGCGCTCACCACGCGTGGCTTCGACGAGGAAGCCTGCGAGCAGGTCGCCGACATCATCGCCCGCATCGTCGACGCGCCGAACGACGAGGACGTGAAGGCCGAGGCGGCCGAGGAGGTCCAAGACCTCTGTGAAGCGTTCCCCCTGTATCAGTAG
- a CDS encoding pentapeptide repeat-containing protein — translation MSTPGDEGETCDYRTTEHTDDGSVWECPHPAAEGHDRCPFHLPASEDIDARAVFFDALQRAETADDPAAQKRHKQFLGATIERLDLSNEVVDGGDNYPVDLRGAVVESLDCRRASLEQPFRLDGAEVDSLTGDESTVQRLSAARATFGSVSFDRARIEHLEFDDATVEAATFRYATMEFADFPDATFESADFQYVETEEFGTIGATFRTATFFGAILRGGYFDDTQFESVDFEWVRGTEYHFDGADLGIATFEGTTGWHADFTDATFRTAHFPDVEIDRCRFADADLGVATFEGAAFETLGLEGTAFRALSLADASVQSLRARPATGCEGCLSLRDAVVEGGWLTDAGRVVYDLAEATVGDLSLEASGPLVSRLHIHGTEFEGFDFGQATLGLEAAQYVLHELEGGAERVSQTTGLLAALGTLYERLDGDPPRTVDAGHAREVLDVDVTDAGVVSALEAAADYEGPVDAAAADPDAPGSHDPGALESTYRKAKNGADESGNSTAAGRFFERQMRNRRRNHAKLALDGDLSGPARALKTTEWLRNAVLSVATGYGERPWRVIVSSVGVIGFYGLVYWQLIRPSFDVPNPSPVEYFVFSAQSFITFVVGPPPAATSFWLRAVTASEGFVGAFFIALFVFALTRRVHR, via the coding sequence ATGTCGACGCCGGGCGATGAGGGCGAGACCTGCGACTACCGGACGACCGAACACACCGACGACGGGTCCGTCTGGGAGTGTCCCCATCCGGCCGCCGAGGGTCACGACCGATGTCCGTTTCACCTGCCTGCCTCTGAAGATATCGACGCTCGGGCGGTGTTCTTCGACGCTCTCCAGCGCGCGGAGACGGCCGATGACCCGGCGGCTCAAAAGCGCCACAAACAGTTCCTCGGAGCCACCATCGAGCGCCTCGACCTCTCGAACGAGGTCGTCGACGGTGGTGACAACTACCCTGTCGACCTCCGGGGAGCGGTCGTCGAGTCGCTGGACTGTCGCCGAGCGTCGCTCGAACAGCCATTCCGTCTCGACGGCGCGGAAGTCGACAGCCTGACCGGCGATGAATCGACTGTCCAGCGGCTCTCGGCCGCCCGAGCAACCTTCGGGTCGGTCTCCTTCGACCGCGCCAGAATCGAACACTTGGAGTTCGACGATGCGACCGTCGAGGCGGCGACGTTCCGGTATGCGACCATGGAGTTCGCCGACTTCCCCGACGCAACGTTCGAGTCGGCGGACTTCCAGTACGTCGAGACCGAGGAGTTCGGAACTATCGGTGCGACGTTCCGAACGGCGACGTTCTTCGGGGCGATTCTCCGCGGTGGTTACTTCGACGACACCCAATTCGAGTCGGTCGACTTCGAGTGGGTCCGGGGGACCGAGTACCACTTCGACGGAGCGGACCTCGGTATCGCGACCTTCGAAGGGACCACCGGCTGGCACGCCGACTTCACCGATGCGACGTTCCGGACGGCGCACTTCCCGGACGTGGAAATCGACCGGTGTCGGTTCGCCGACGCCGACCTCGGCGTCGCGACGTTCGAGGGCGCCGCGTTCGAAACGCTGGGGCTTGAGGGAACGGCATTCCGAGCGCTGTCGCTCGCCGACGCGTCCGTCCAGTCCCTTCGTGCCCGTCCGGCCACCGGGTGTGAGGGTTGTCTGTCACTCCGGGACGCCGTCGTCGAGGGGGGATGGCTCACCGACGCCGGTCGCGTCGTCTACGATTTGGCCGAGGCGACGGTCGGGGACCTCTCACTCGAAGCGTCCGGACCCCTCGTCAGCCGACTCCATATCCACGGAACCGAGTTCGAGGGATTCGATTTCGGACAGGCGACGCTGGGGCTGGAGGCCGCCCAGTACGTGCTCCACGAACTCGAAGGCGGCGCCGAACGGGTCTCACAGACGACTGGACTGTTGGCGGCGCTCGGTACGCTGTACGAACGACTCGATGGCGACCCGCCCCGAACCGTCGACGCCGGCCACGCACGGGAGGTCTTGGACGTCGATGTCACGGACGCCGGCGTCGTGTCCGCTTTGGAGGCCGCGGCCGATTACGAGGGCCCCGTAGACGCCGCAGCAGCCGACCCGGACGCGCCCGGTTCACACGACCCCGGGGCGCTCGAATCCACATATCGGAAGGCGAAAAACGGCGCCGACGAAAGCGGCAACAGCACCGCTGCGGGGCGGTTCTTCGAGCGACAGATGCGCAATCGCCGTCGGAATCACGCCAAACTCGCGTTGGACGGCGACCTGTCGGGACCGGCGCGTGCCCTGAAAACGACGGAGTGGCTCCGAAACGCGGTGCTGTCGGTCGCGACCGGCTACGGCGAACGACCCTGGCGAGTCATCGTCTCGTCGGTCGGTGTCATCGGATTCTACGGCCTCGTTTACTGGCAGCTCATTCGCCCGTCGTTCGACGTTCCGAACCCCTCACCGGTCGAATACTTCGTGTTCAGCGCCCAGAGTTTCATCACGTTCGTCGTCGGGCCGCCGCCGGCCGCTACGTCGTTTTGGCTTCGGGCCGTAACCGCCAGCGAGGGGTTCGTTGGCGCGTTCTTCATCGCGCTGTTCGTCTTTGCGCTGACGCGGCGTGTCCACCGCTGA
- a CDS encoding FAD-dependent oxidoreductase — MSDTFVVVGGDAAGMSAASKAKRDDPDIDVVVFEKGEWVSYGACGLPYYIKGEIQRLEDLVSITPEEFREERDIDLRTGHEVVAIDADDRTVTARSDDGEVTVGYDHLLVATGAEAVVPSIDGREQEGVYTLGSMTDGKELRDFVARSRESSPLEQPDRGPACQFLESCTGPVAVVGGGYIGVEMAEALAENDFEVHLFQRGDRVLKGFSEETSAYVADHLREQNVALYLNSEVQAFEGDGVVEGVVTDDEHVPVEMALLGTGVRPRTDLAKDAGIELGSTGAIATDAYRETNFPDVYAAGDCAEAEHVVTGEPAYVPLALTANRHGRAIGETVAGDPSVGGGIAGTAAVKAFDVEAARTGILDDEEARDAGFDPTTVTIDAKSRAGYYPEGGTVKVTLTADSESGRVLGASLASEYGEGAVHRSHAVVGAVTEGVTVEELANYDLAYAPPFNTTWDPVLTAAKVLGGKL, encoded by the coding sequence ATGAGCGACACGTTCGTCGTCGTCGGCGGAGACGCAGCAGGCATGTCGGCCGCGAGCAAGGCGAAACGGGACGACCCCGACATCGATGTCGTCGTCTTCGAGAAGGGTGAGTGGGTCTCCTACGGGGCCTGCGGGCTGCCCTACTACATCAAAGGTGAAATTCAGCGCCTCGAAGACCTCGTCTCCATCACGCCCGAAGAGTTCCGTGAGGAACGCGATATCGACCTCCGGACGGGCCACGAAGTGGTCGCCATCGACGCCGACGACCGGACCGTAACGGCCCGAAGCGACGACGGCGAGGTCACGGTGGGCTACGACCACCTCCTCGTCGCGACCGGCGCGGAAGCGGTCGTCCCCTCCATCGACGGCCGCGAGCAGGAGGGCGTGTACACTCTCGGGTCGATGACGGATGGCAAGGAACTCCGTGATTTCGTCGCCCGCTCGCGGGAATCGAGTCCACTCGAACAGCCGGACCGCGGGCCGGCGTGTCAGTTCCTCGAATCGTGTACCGGGCCGGTCGCCGTCGTCGGCGGCGGCTACATCGGCGTCGAGATGGCCGAGGCGCTCGCCGAAAACGACTTCGAGGTTCATCTCTTCCAGCGTGGCGACCGCGTGCTCAAGGGGTTCAGCGAGGAGACGAGCGCCTACGTCGCCGACCACCTCCGAGAGCAGAACGTCGCGCTGTATCTGAACAGCGAAGTACAGGCATTCGAGGGCGACGGCGTCGTCGAGGGCGTCGTCACGGACGACGAGCACGTCCCCGTCGAGATGGCGCTGCTCGGAACCGGCGTCCGACCCCGGACCGACCTCGCCAAGGACGCCGGCATCGAGTTGGGGTCGACGGGCGCCATCGCGACCGACGCCTACCGGGAGACGAACTTCCCCGACGTGTACGCCGCCGGTGACTGTGCGGAGGCCGAACACGTCGTCACCGGCGAACCGGCGTACGTCCCGTTGGCACTGACCGCGAACCGCCACGGCCGCGCCATCGGGGAGACGGTCGCAGGGGACCCCTCCGTCGGCGGCGGCATCGCGGGGACGGCCGCGGTCAAGGCCTTCGACGTCGAGGCTGCACGGACAGGTATCCTCGACGACGAGGAGGCACGGGACGCTGGCTTCGACCCCACGACGGTCACCATTGACGCAAAATCTCGGGCCGGCTACTACCCTGAGGGCGGGACGGTGAAAGTCACGCTTACCGCCGACAGCGAGTCGGGGCGGGTCCTCGGTGCCAGTCTCGCCAGCGAGTACGGCGAGGGCGCGGTCCACCGGAGCCACGCCGTCGTCGGCGCCGTCACCGAGGGCGTCACCGTCGAGGAACTGGCGAACTACGACCTCGCGTACGCACCGCCGTTCAACACGACGTGGGACCCGGTGTTGACCGCGGCGAAGGTGCTCGGTGGGAAACTGTGA
- the folD gene encoding bifunctional methylenetetrahydrofolate dehydrogenase/methenyltetrahydrofolate cyclohydrolase FolD, translated as MTEVIDGNAVASEIRESLSESIDALAEAGVTPGLATVLMSDDPASETYVSMKQRDCEEVGIDGIHVEIDSDAPAEELYDTIDELNADSSVHGILVQMPLPDHVDERRVLRSIDPVKDVDGFHPENVGRLVAGNDRYRPCTPHGVQKLFEAYDIETEGADAVIVGRSNIVGKPLANLLLQKAPDGNATVTVCHSRTEDLEAKTRNADIVVAAAGLPEFIDGEMISEGATVIDVGINRVDADTEKGYELVGDVDYESAKAKAGAITPVPGGVGPMTRAMLLYNTVKAAGLQEDLAVELP; from the coding sequence ATGACAGAGGTCATCGACGGCAACGCCGTCGCCAGCGAGATTCGCGAGTCGCTGTCCGAGAGCATCGACGCCCTCGCCGAAGCGGGCGTGACGCCGGGACTGGCGACTGTTCTGATGAGCGACGACCCCGCAAGCGAGACGTACGTCTCGATGAAACAGCGCGACTGCGAGGAGGTCGGCATCGACGGCATTCACGTCGAAATCGACAGCGACGCGCCCGCCGAGGAACTGTACGACACCATCGATGAACTCAACGCCGATTCGTCGGTCCACGGCATCCTCGTCCAGATGCCGCTGCCCGACCACGTCGACGAGCGGCGTGTCCTCCGGAGTATCGACCCGGTGAAGGACGTCGACGGCTTCCACCCCGAGAACGTCGGCCGACTCGTCGCCGGCAACGACCGCTATCGGCCCTGTACGCCCCACGGCGTCCAGAAGTTGTTCGAAGCCTACGACATCGAAACTGAAGGCGCCGACGCGGTCATCGTCGGCCGTTCGAACATCGTCGGCAAGCCGCTGGCGAACCTCCTGCTCCAGAAAGCCCCCGACGGCAACGCGACGGTGACGGTGTGTCACTCCCGAACCGAAGACCTCGAAGCAAAGACTCGGAACGCCGATATCGTCGTCGCCGCCGCCGGGTTGCCGGAGTTCATCGACGGCGAGATGATTTCGGAGGGGGCGACCGTCATCGACGTGGGTATCAACCGCGTCGACGCCGACACCGAGAAGGGGTACGAACTCGTCGGCGACGTGGACTACGAGAGCGCGAAGGCCAAAGCCGGCGCTATCACGCCCGTTCCGGGCGGCGTCGGACCGATGACGCGTGCGATGTTGCTGTACAACACCGTCAAGGCCGCCGGACTGCAGGAGGACCTCGCCGTCGAGTTGCCCTGA